The Pseudomonas sp. GD03919 region GCTGTACTGCTGGGGGCTTTCGTGCTGTGCGCCTGGCTGTTCGGCGGCTTGCGCTCCGAGCTGGCGCCAACCGAGGACACCGGCACCATCGTCGGCGTGTTCAATGGCCCGGACGGTGCCACCATCGATTACACGGCGCGCTACGCCCGTGAGGTGGAGGCCGCTTACGCGAGCATTCCCGAGACTAATCGCTATCTGGTCATTGCGGGTTTTCCGACCGTGGCCCAGGGCATTTCCTTCATGAAGCTGGAAGACTGGGGCGATCGTGCGCGTAACCAGTTCGAGATTCGCAACGAGTTGCTGCCGCAGTTGCAGGATATCGCCGGTATGCGCGTCACTCCGGTCAACCGCCCGCCGCTGGGGCAGAGTGCGCGTAACCAGCCGATCAACTTCGTCGTGCGCTCGTCCATGGAGTACGCCGAACTGCAGGGTTACGTCGATCAACTGATGGAGCGCATGCGCGACTATCCGGGGGTCGAGGGCCTGGACAGCGACCTCAAGCTCAACTCGCCGCAGTTGCAGATTACCGTCAACCGTGAGCAGGCCGCTGCTGTTGGCACCGATGTGTCGGTGATCGGCCGCAGCCTGGAAAGTCTGTTCGGCAGCCGTCAGGTGACCCGCTTCAAGCAGAATGGCGAGCAGTATGACGTGCTGGTGCAGTTGCAGCACGTCGACCGCAGCAACCCGCAGGATTTGGATCGCGTCTACGTGCGTGACCGCGACGGTGGCATGGTGCAGCTGTCCAACCTGATCGAGGTACGTGAAACGGTGGCGCCGCGCGAGCTCAATCACTTCAACCAGCTGCGTGCTGTGACTATCAGTGCCAACGTCGGCACCGGATACACCCTGGGCGAGGCGCTCAATCACCTGGAAAGCGTGGCGCGCGAGGTGTTCCCGCCGGAAACGCAGTATGACTACACCGGCACGTCGCGTGATTTCAAGGAATCCAGTTCGGGCATCCTGCTGATCTTCGCCCTGGCCCTGGCCTTCATCTTCCTGGTGCTGGCAGCGCAGTTTGAAAGCTTCAGCGATCCGCTGATCATTCTCTTCAGCGTGCCGCTGTCGATGGCCGGTGCCTTGCTGGCGCTGAAGCTGTTCGGTGGCACCTGGAATATCTATTCGCAGATTGGTTTGGTGACCCTGATCGGTCTGATCACCAAACACGGCATCCTCATCGTCGAGTTCGCCAATCATCTGTTACGTGAGGGCAAGGCCCTGCGCGAGGCGGTGATCGAGGCTTCGGTGCAGCGCTTGCGGCCGATCCTGATGACCACCGGCGCCATGGTGCTGGGTTCGTTGCCGCTGGCCATTGCCACTGGCGCCGGTGCGGAAAGTCGTCAGCAGATCGGCCTGGTGATCGTTGGCGGGCTCATAGTCGGTACCTTCTTCACCCTGTATGTGATCCCGACGCTGTACCTGCTGCTGCGCCGCTGGGCGCCGCTGCGCAAGATTGAGGAGGAGCCGGTGGCGGTCTGAATCCTCCAGGAGGGGCTTTAGCGGCAGTCGCGTCTACGACTGCAGGGATGCAGGGTGCCCGAGCTGAAAGCCCCTCTCACGGATTACCGTTCAGCTTCGGTCGGCGGATGCAGTAGGACGGCCAACCCGCTAAACTCGCCCGGTTTTTCGCCACCCTGGATTGCGCCCCATGCAGCACCCCGCCGAACATTCCCCGCTGGGCAAGTCCAGCCAGTACATCGCCGCATACAGCCCCGAGCTGCTGTTCCCCATCTCGCGCACCACCAAGTGGGCGGAGCTGGGGCTGGATGGTGCCAGTCTGCCGTATCAGGGGGTGGACTACTGGAACTGCTACGAACTGTCCTGGTTGCTGCCGTCCGGCAAGCCGGTGGTGGCCATCGGTGAGTTCGCCATCCCGGCTGACTCGCCGAACATCATCGAGTCGAAGTCGTTCAAGCTGTACCTCAATTCGTTGAATCAGTCGGTTTTCACCTGTTGGGATGAGGTGCAGGCGACGCTGGTGCGTGATTTGTCGGCGGTGGCCGGCAAGCCAGTGGCGGTGCGTCTGCGCTCTCTGGCTGAGGTTTCCGAGGAAGGAGTGGCGACGCTACCCGGTCAGTGCATCGATGATCTGGACATCAGCGTCAGCCAGTACGATCACCCGCAGCCCGAGTTGCTGCGTTGCGACGCCGCGCGTGTGGTGCAGGAGCGTCTGCACAGCCATCTGCTCAAGTCCAACTGCCCGGTTACCGGTCAGCCGGACTGGGGCAGCCTGGTCGTCGAGTACCGCGGCGCGGCGCTGGATCATGCCAGTCTGCTGGCGTATCTGGTGAGTTTTCGCCAGCATGCCGATTTTCACGAGCAGTGCGTCGAGCGTATCTTCCTCGATCTGCAGCGCCTGCTGCAGCCGCAGTCGCTGACCGTCTACGCGCGCTACGTGCGCCGCGGCGGACTGGATATCAACCCCTACCGCAGCACTGGGGCGATCACGCCGGAAAATGGCCGCCTGGCGCGGCAGTGATCCTTGAAAAATGCCGCTTGGACAATGCGGCCGTTGTAGGAGCCCCGCCCCGGGGCGAAGCTTTTCGCGTCAGCCCCGCCCAGGTTCGCGGTGGGGCGCCGCTCCCACACGTTCGATGCATCGACGCTTGGCTAAGTGGCATTGGCCAAGCGGCGACATTTTGCTTGAAACGCCGGGCCTGAGCCGGGGCAGGGCATTCAGATGCCCATGTTGGCCAGGCTCTGCATGATGTTGCGCAGGGTGCCGGCAAGCGTGGGATGGCTGGCTTCGAAGCGTTCCACTGCCAGATTGACGCCATCGACCAGCGTTGCATCAGGTGCAGCAGCGGCTTCTCGTGCCAGTTGTACTTCGATTTCCTGAGTCAGCAGGTAAAGCGATGCGCGTTCTTCCTCGCTGAGCGGGGTGTCCTGAGCCAGATGTTGATGGAGGGCTTCCAATTGCTGCTGCAGGTCACTTGCGGGCATGGCGTTTTCTCCTTGTGGAATCGGCATAGGCATTGACTCCCGGCATGGCCGGAAGTTTTCAATCACATAGCTGAAGGTTAATCCATGCGGGGCGGCTTTGCCTGATTCGAGTCAATGGCTCAGGGCTTTTCGCCCTTGCTGCGGCGTACGCCGATATCATCCAGGCTGGCCTCGATTTCCCCGAGGTGATCGACGACCGAATGAACGCCCAGGCGATAGAGTTGCAGCGTGGCCCTGGCGCGCAAATGCTCCTGTGCGCTCGCCCCCAGTGTCTGCCAGTCGGCCAGGCTGTAGCCGCACAGTGGCCCGCTAGCGGCCAGGCCGATGGTCCAGCAGCCGGCATTGAGTCCGGCTTGCAGCAGCAGCGGATTCGCGCTGACGACCACGCAGCCATCGAGACGCTCGACCTTCAGCTGGCTCAATGCCTGCCAGCAACTGTCTGGCGCAGGCCATGGCCTGGCCTGACGCATCAGTACCGCTTCGATGGTGGTGGGCAACGCTTCTGCCAGGCGCAGGCTGATATCGGCGGGCAGGTTATCCAGCCAGGCGCAGGACATGCCGGTGGCATGCAGGGTGTGCAGCAACTGTGCAGCACCGGGAGTCAACTCGGCATGCTCGCCGGCGACCTCGCTCATTGCCTGCAGCAGCGCTTGCAGCTGTGCTGCGCTTGCCGGCTTGCCGAGCCAGGCGTCAAGTGCCTGTTGCGGGGTAGCCGCCAGGCTCGCAGTGGTGTCGCGGGGATGCAGCCGTTGCAGGGTGCCGGGCAGCAAGCGGGCGCCGAAGTCGACCAGGCAGCCGGACAGTTGAAAGATCAGGGCAGTGCAGGGAGCGGGCATGGGATCATCCGTGGCATTGGTCTAGGCCAATCTAATGCTCGAGGGTGACCGTTAGATGACGTTGAACGGGGTGCGTACATGCTCCGGCAGGGCCACCGATCGGCCGCTTTGATAATCGATCCACACCAGTTTGCAGTAACCCTCGCCGTAGAGTGTGTGCGGGTCTTCGCTCGTGGTCAGTCGGTGTTCGATCACCAGGCTGTTGCGTCCCGCCGCGCCGGCCCTCAGCTCCACTACCACGGTGGCCGGGTGAACCACCGGTTTCAGGTAGGTATGTTGGGTTTGCAGGACCACCGGGCCGAAGGGTACGTTGCTCATCGGCACGCCAATCTGCTTGAACCAGGCAATACGCGCTTCTTCCAGATACTGTATGTAAATGATGTTGTTGACATGCCCGTAGCTGTCCATGTCGCCCCAGCGTACGCCGATATGTGCCGTGTGCAGCAGGATTTTCTCGGTCATCGCTTTTCTTCGCTATGCTGCCCAATCAGGGCTCCAGGCTTTATACTACGCGGCATTCGGCCCGCTGGCGGTGGCCATATTGGTTCCTCAAGGAGAGATTTAAATGCATGTGATCGGTGCTCGCTGGATCGCGCGTCTGAGTGGCCTGATGGCCCTCGTCGGCCTGAGCCTGCTGCCTGCGATGAGTCAGGCCGCTTCGGAAGAAGATCCCTGGGAAAGTTTCAATCGCCCCATCTTCCGTTTCAACGATACCGTTGATACCTATGCGCTGAAGCCGATCGCGCAGGGTTATCGCGCGGTTACCCCGCAGTTTCTCGAAGATGGCGTGCATAACGTCTTCGGCAATATCGGCGATGTTGGCAACCTGGCCAACAACCTGCTGCAGGGCAAGCTGCACAACGCGGGTGTCGATACCGGGCGCCTGATCTTCAACACCACCTTCGGCCTGTTGGGCTTTTTCGACGTGGCCAAGCATATGGGCTTGCGCAAGAACGATGAAGACTTTGGTCAGACCCTCGGTGTATGGGGCCTAAACAGCGGTCCTTACCTGGTGATTCCATTCCTCGGCCCGAGCACCGTGCGTGATGCCGGTGGGCGCATCCCGGACAGTTTTCTGGCTCCCTATGGGTACATGGATCATGTCCCGACCCGTAATGTCACCCGCGGCGTTCAGGTCGTCGATACTCGCGCCAAGCTGTTGCAGGCCGAGCGCCTGATCAGTGGCGACAAGTACATCTTCATCCGCAATGCCTACCTGCAGAACCGCGAGTTCAAGGTCAGGGACGGGCAGGTGGAAGACGATTTCTAAGCCCTGAGAAATGTGAAAAAGGCGGCCCTGGGCCTAATGCCAGTCAGTTAAGCGCTACAGCTTGACCTTCTGCGCGCTGAAACGAAAATCCGATGCTTGTTTGGAGCATCGGATTTTTTATGCGACTTTCCCGCGCCTTGGCACTGACTCACGAAGCGGCTTCTGCCACCCACTCCCTTGACGAGCTGGGGGTGCTGCTTGATCCAGACCTAGTTAGCACCGCACTGGAAACGGCGGGAGTGGCGACCCTGCGTAAGCGACGTCTCCCTCTTGAAGCCATGATCTGGTGCGTGATCGCCATGGCGTTGTTTCGCCGGATGTCGGCCTGGGATGCCGCGAGCCGTATGGGCATCATGCTGCCTGGGCAGAAGCCATTGGTAGCACCCAGTGCAATCGTGCAAGGTCGCCAGCGTTTGGGCAGCGCTGCGGTGCGAGAAGTCTTTTCCCTGACTCAACAACGCTGGCATGCCAGCGCCAATCACCCCACTTGGGCCGGTTTGCGCCTGCTCAGTGTCGATGGCGTGGTCTGGCGCACGCCGGATACGGATGACAACCGCAAGCACTATGGCAGCGCCAGTAATCAGCATGGCGATACCGGCTATCCCCAAGTTCGCATGGTCTGCCAGATGGAGCTGACCAGCCACATGCTGGTGAGTAGTGCTTTTGCCGGCTACCACAGCAACGAGATGAAACTGGCCGAACAACTGATCGACAGTACACCCGATCACTCGCTGACCTTGTTCGACCGTGGCTTCTATTCACTGGGGTTACTTCATCGCTGGCAACAGACAGGCACTCAGCGCCATTGGTTACTGCCGCTGCGCAAGGATGCTCAATACGAGGTGCTGCGTAAGTTAGGGCGCCACGATGCCATCGTCTCGCTAAAGACCTCGCCGCAGGCGCGTAAACAATGGCCCGATCTGCCAGACACGCTACAGGCTCGGTTATTAAGCAAGACCATCAAGGGCAAAGTGCGGCAGGTACTGACCTCAATGATCGATCCTCTGCGCTTCCCTCCAGACGAAATCGTGGATCTGTACAGCCAGCGTTGGGAAATCGAACTGGGCTATCGAGAAATGAAGCAAGGCATGCTCGCGGGTCACTACACACTGCGTAGTAAAACGCCGGAGATGATTGAACAAGAACTGTGGGGCGTACTACTGGGGTACAACCTGCTGCGTTATCAAATGCTGGAAATGAGCCGCCACTGCCCTGGCATCTACCCCTGCGAAATGAGTTTTACCGCTTGCACCTGGGCGATTCTGGGCTTCTTGAACGGGGTCTCTTTGAATCATCCAGGCAACATCCCTCGCTACCTGGCCGAACTACAGGCCTCGGCCATGCACTACGTCCTACCTCATCGTCGTGAGGATCGCAGTTATCCACGAGCGGTCAAACCCAAGCCGTCCAAGTATCCGACCAGAAATAAAAATGCCAGTCAGCTTAACTGACTGGCATTAGCCCTGGGCCGCCTTTTTCGTAAATGCTGATGTCAGCTCATGGAAATGATCGCCAGGCCCAGTGATTGTCGGCCATCGCCCAGATCACTGATCCGAACCACCTCCGCATGGGCATCCAGGCCTGCCAGTTCACTGTGTTCCGAGGGGATGTGAACCTTGACCTTGTCGCCGGTGCTCAGTGCGACTTCAGCCTCGATCTGCATGCCAGTGCTCGACAGATCCAGGCACAGTGCAGGAATTTCCTGGCCAGCATGATGGAGGATGACTGCAGTTTCCAATCGCATGCGGATGTAGTCGCGCTTCTCGCTGTACGCTCGATCATTCTGACTCATAGACCCTGTCCTCTTCTTATGAGCTGTTCTGCGGCCCTTATAACTCCCGCCGATTTGACCTGTAAAGCCGCCGGGCGACCACCGGTTCCAGCTTGAATCGGGCGGCAGATGGGAGTACCGTCTGCCCCTGAAATCGCCCTGGCACCCTGATGAGGTGCCGCGCCACGGGCAGTGATCATAAATTGCCCCGGCGCAGTTTGCCTGGATATCCCATGCACAAAACCAGTGCCACTTTGCTGATCATCGACGACGACGATGTCGTGCGTGCAAGCCTCGCGGCCTATCTCGAAGACAGTGGCTTCAAGGTGTTGCAGGCCAACAACGGTTTGCAGGGGCTGGAAGTGTTCCAGCAGGAAAGTCCGGAGCTGATGATCTGTGACTTGCGCATGCCTCAGGTCGATGGTCTTGAACTGATTCGGCGTATCAATGCTCTGGGTGTGGAGGTGCCGGTGATCATCCTCTCCGGTGCCGGGGTGATGAACGATGCCGTCGAGGCATTGCGCCTGGGGGCTGCCGACTACCTGATCAAGCCACTCGAAGACCTTGCCGTACTGGAGCATTCGGTGCGTCGTGCGCTGGATCGCTCGCGCCTACGGGTCGAGAACCAGCGCTATCGCGAGAAGCTGGAAGCCGCCAACCGTGAGTTGCAGGCGAGCCTGCATCTGCTGCAGGAAGACCAGAATGCCGGTCGCCAGGTGCAGATGAACATGCTCCCGGAGACACCCTGGCAGGTCGATGACCTCACCTTTGCACACCAGATTATCCCGTCGCTGTACCTGTCTGGTGACTTCGTCGACTACTTCCGTATCGATGAGCGGCGTATCGCCTTTTACCTGGCCGATGTTTCCGGGCATGGCGCGTCCTCGGCGTTCGTCACCGTGCTGCTGAAGTTCATGACCACGCGCCTGCTCTACGAGTGGCGACGTGGCGGCACGCTGCCGGAATTCAAGCCTTCTGACGTGCTCGGGCATATCAATCGCGGGCTGATCAATTGCAAGCTGGGCAAGCACGTGACCATGCTCGGTGGTGTCATCGATCAGGCAAAGGGCACGCTGACTTACAGCATTGGCGGGCATCTGCCACTGCCGGTGCTGTTCGAGAGCGGACAGGCGCGGTATCTGCAAGGTCGTGGTTTGCCGGTTGGCCTGTTCGAAGAGGCCGAATACGGTGATTTGCTCATGGACTTGCCGGCATCCTTTAGCCTGACCCTGCTCTCGGACGGTATTCTCGATCTGTTGCCAGGCGACACTCTGAAAGAAAAGGAACTGGCGTTGCCACAACTGGTTAGCCAGGCTGGCGGTACGCTGAGTGGTTTGCGTCAAGTTCTCGGTCTGGCCAATCTGGGCGAGATGCCGGATGATATCGCCTTGCTGGTGTTGAGCAGGAACCTTGCATGAACCCTGGGATTAGCCCCGGTCGCATCCAATTTGCCGAGCAGGATGGAACATTCGTCCTGAAGTTCGTCGGTGAAGTCCGTCTGACCCTGTGTTCAGCGCTGGATGCCACGATTGAAAAGATTTTTACCGCGTTGAATTTTTCGGCCATCGTTATCGACCTGACCGAAACTCGCAGTATCGACAGTACTACCCTTGGTTTGCTGGCGAAATTGTCCATTTTGTCGCGGCAGAAGGTTGGCCTGTTGCCGACCGTTGTCACCACTCACGACGACATCACGCGCCTGCTGGAGTCCATGGGCTTCGATCAGGTGTTCAATATCGTCGATCGGCCAATCCCGTGCCCGGATTGCCTGGATGATCTGCCGTCGCAGGATCAATCCGAAGAAGTGGTCAAGGCCAAGGTGCTGGAGGCGCACCGCATTCTGATGGGGCTCAACGATTCCAATCGCGAAGCCTTTCGCGATCTGGTCAGCGCACTCGAGCGGCACTGATCGAGTGCATTGCGTAGGGTGCGCTGTGCGCACCGATATCTGCCGAGAAATCCTGGGTGCGTACAGCGCACCCTACCTTCGAACTCGCAATGAATGGGGGGGTCAGCCAGGCTGACGCCCCTTTGTCATTCAGGCCTTGGCAGCCAGCAGGGCTTCGAGTTTTTCCTGGTCGCGGGCGAACAGACGGATGCCCTCGGCCAGTTTCTCGGTGGCCATGGCATCCTCATTCAGGGCCCAGCGGAAGGCACCTTCGTCCAGGCTTTGGCGAGGCTCGCCGCTTGCGCCGGGCTGTAGCTGACGACTTAGTTGGCCATCGTCCTCGGCCAGCCTCTGCAGCAGGTCGGGTGAGATGGTCAGGCGGTCGCAGCCGGCCAGTGCTTCGATCTGGCCGAGGTTGCGGAAGCTCGCCCCCATCACCACGGTGTCGTAGCCGTTGGACTTGTAGTAGTCATAGATACGCGTGACCGATTGCACGCCTGGATCTTCGCTGCCCACGAAATCGCGGCCCTCGGCTTTCTTGTACCAGTCGTAGATGCGCCCCACGAACGGCGAAATGAGGAACACACCGGCATCGGCGCAGGCCTGGGCCTGGGCGAAGGCGAACAACAGGGTCAGGTTGGTCTGTACGCCGGCTTTTTCCAGCTGCTCGGCGGCGCGGATGCCTTCCCAGGTCGAGGCGATCTTGATCAGTACGCGGTCGCGGCCGATGCCGGCCTTTTCATACAGACCGATCAGGCGCTCGGCGCGGCGTAGCGTGGCGTCGGTGTCGAACGACAGACGCGCATCGACCTCGGTGGAAATCCGTCCCGGAATGACCTTGAGAATTTCCTGGCCTACGGCGACTGCGAAATGATCGCAGGCCAGCCCCAGATCACCCTGGCCGGCGCTCACCGCCTGGCCCAGCAGGTCGGCGTAACGGGGCAGGGTGGCGGCCTTGAGCAGCAGCGAAGGGTTGGTGGTGGCATCCACCGGTTGCAGGCGGGCGATGGCGTCGAGGTCGCCGGTATCGGCGACTACGGTGGTGAACTGCTTGAGTTGTTCCAGCTTGGAGGTCATGACGTAGCCTTGTCGTTACAGATGGCATGACCTTACCCGAGGCGCAGCGGGCGCTCAACGGTCGGATCACTGACAATATTTAGCGATTCAGGGCTGCGCTTTTCTCGGGTTCATTCGTCTTGACCAACGGCACGCGCCGCAGTATCTGGAATGCGTCTGTCAGCGTTCGCTCGACTCCGCCTGCTTGTTCACTTGCAGCCGCATCGGCAGCGCGGTCAGTGTCGACAGTGGCTGCGGGCATGGGACGCGGCCACTATCGCCTCAGTGCGCCGGATTAATGCCCGCGTAGCAGTTCGGCTGCCTGGTCGAGCAGGCCCAGCGGGTCCTGCACCTTGTGAATGTCTACCGACAGCAGCTGGCGGAATCGCCGTGCGCCGGGGAAGCCCTGGGCCAGCCCCAATACATGGCGACTGACGTGATGCAGGGTGCCACCCTCACGCAGGTGCTGCTCGACGTAGGGCTTCAGGGCAAGTAGGGCGTCCATGCGGGTGATGCCCGCGTCCACGGTGCCGAACAGGCGGCTGTCCACCTGCGCCAGCAAATAGGGGTTGTGATAGGCCTCGCGGCCAAGCATCACGCCGTCGAAGGTCTGCAGGTGCTGCTCGCTTTCCTCGAGTGTCTTGATGCCGCCATTGAGGATGATCTCCAGGTCGGGGAAGTCCCGCTTGAGTTGGGCGGCGACCTCGTAGCGCAGCGGCGGAATCTCGCGGTTTTCCTTGGGCGACAGGCCTTCGAGGATGGCGATGCGGGCATGCACGGTGAAGCTGCGGCAGCCGGCCTCGCGCACCTGGCCGACGAAGTCGCACAGCTCGGCGTAGCTGTCACGGCCATTGATGCCGATGCGGTGCTTGACCGTCACCGGGATGCTCACGGCGTCCTGCATGGCCTTCACGCAGTCGGCCACCAGCGCCGGGTGGCCCATCAGGCAGGCGCCGATCATGTTGTTCTGCACCCGGTCGCTGGGGCAGCCGACGTTCAGGTTCACCTCGTCATAGCCGTGCTCTTCGGCCATCTTCGCGCAGGCCGCCAGGTCCTGCGGGTTACTGCCGCCCAACTGCAGGGCGATGGGGTGTTCGCACTCGCTGTAACGCAGGAAGCGCTCGCGGTCGCCATGGATCAGCGCGCCGGTGGTGACCATCTCGGTGTAGAGCAGGGCATGGCGCGACAGCTGACGGAGAAAGAACCGGCAATGACGATCCGTCCAGTCCATCATCGGGGCAACGGAAAAGCGGCGGGAGAGGGCTGGGCGTTTGGAATCCTGGGGCATGGGACGCTGTGACGGGCTGGAAAATGGCTGCGTATTCTAACAGCAAGCCCGCGTGGCCCGGGCTTTTGTTGCTGGCCGGTCAGCGGCTTTGCATCAGGCTGTCGGCCCGGTCTCGGTCCAAAGCAGCATTGCCGGACCGAGGGGCAAGAGGCAAGCTGGCGACAAGCTGCCCAGAGAACCGACGATGTCCAATCAAGCTCCCGTTACCCGGCGCCTGGCCAATGGTGCCGAACTGTGCGCGCAGCAACAGCCCTGGGCGCAGCAGGCAGGGGTGTGCCTGCGGGTGGCGGCGGGCAGTCACGATGAGCCGCCAGCCTATCCGGGCCTGGCGCACTTTCTCGAACACCTGCTGTTTCTCGGTAGCCGCAATTACGCGCCTGATCAGGGGCTGATGGCGTTCGTCCAGCGCCACGGTGGCCTGGTCAATGCCTCGACCCAGGCGCGCCACACCGATTTCGTCTGCGAGGTGCCGGCCGAGTTGCTGCAGCCAGCGCTGACACGTCTGTTGGATATGCTTGGCCAGCCCTTGCTGGCGATCGACGCGCAGCTGCGTGAGCGCGAGGTGCTGCACGCCGAATATCAGGCGCGCAGCCAGGATGCCGACAGTCGCATCGATCATGCGCTGGGCCAGGCGCTCGCCGCCGGGCATCGCTGCGGCGCATTCCTGGCTGGGGATCGCAGCACCCTGGCGGTGGAGTCTGCGGAGTTTCAGCAGGCGCTGCGTGATTATCATCAACGCCACTACCAGGCTCGGCATATGAGCCTGACTCTGGTCGGGCCACAACCGACCGAACAGTTGCTGGATATCGCCGAGGCGCTATTTAAGGCATTGCCGGTAGACGAGGGCGACGCCTGTCACGCGCCGACGCTCGACCTGCTGCCACTGCGAGCGCCCCGTCTGTGTCTGCAACACAGTCGTCCCGGGATACATCTGGGTGTTGCCGTGCAGCTCCAGACGCGCAATCTGCGCGCTTCTCTGGATGTGTTGCTGGATACCTTGCACGACCCTGCGCCCGGCGGCCTGCTGGCGGGTTTGCGTGAGTTGCAGCTGTGCCGACAGTTGCAGGCGCGGGTGTTGTATCAGCACGCGGGGCAATGCCTGCTGCGCCTGGACTTTACCGGCGCCAGCCCGGAGCAGAGCGCCGCGTTGCGCGCTGCCGTGCAGCGTTGGGCTGCGCAATTGCAGGGCGATGCAGCTTGGCCCCAGCGATTGCAACACCTGCAGCGGGCGGCAGCGCTCAGATTGTTCGGGCTCAGCCCGTTGGTGGCGGCCAGGGAGCTGCAGTCGCCTGCTCAGGACGACAGCCACACCTTGCGTGACCTGAACGCGCTGCTGGCTTGCCTGGCTCGCGGTGACGGGTTGATCGAATTGCAGTGTGGTGAACAGGTGCGCCCACTGTGGCCGGCAATCGGACTGGATCTGCCATTGCAGGCTCTGCCACCGGTGTCATCGCCAGCGCCAATTCCGAGCCACCCGTGGCGTCTGCCTGGCAATGATCCGCTGCTGTGCGGCGCTGCCGTGGCATCGGCCGTTTTGCCATTGGCCGCGTTGCGACATCATCCGGGGCAGGCCGAGGGTGGGCCGGCCGCGCTTTACTGGCGTGGCCCCTGTTCAGGTGCGGGCGACTCGGCGGTGATCGAGGCCGGTTTGCTGGCACGCAGCGCCGACCTGCGCTGGCGTGGTGAGCGGCTGGGCATCACCTGCCAACTGAGCGTGCAAGCCGCTGGCTGGAGCCTTTTGCTGCGCGGGCCGGCGCCGCTGTTGCCGGCCTTTAGCGCCTTGCTGGTGCCGCTGCTGTTGGCTGCGATCGATCAACCGGCTGAGCCTGCTGCCCAGGGCATGTTGTTGCGGGCGCTGCTGCAGCGTTTGCCACAACTATGCGAGCTGCCCAAGGCGTCGCGGCTGGAAGGGCTGAGCGTCGGTTTTGGGGGGCGCGAGCAGGCGCAGTTGGCTGAACTGTGCGTGGCCGTCGAGGCGCTTGCTGACCTGCCGTCAGCACCATGTAGAGAAACCGGGATCGACTGGCATCAGGTCGCGCAGCCTGACACGGATGCCGCGTTGCTGCTGTTCTGTCCCTTGCCTGCCGGCGATGCCTGCACCGAGGCCGCCTGGCGTCTGCTTGGGCAGGTGCTGCAGGGGCGCTTCTACCAGCGCCTGCGTGGTGAGCTGCAGCTGGGATATGCGCTGTTCGCCGGTTTTCGCCAGGTTGAGGGCTGCCGGGGGCTGTTGTTTGCCCTGCAGTCGCCGGTTTGCGGAGCGGCCGGGATCTTCGAGCATATCCGCGCTTTTCTGGGCGAGCAGCGGCAGTCGCTCGTCCTGCTGGACGACGAGACTGTGTCACGTTATCGCGATGTCTTGCTGCCGGCGCTGAGTCCGGCCAAGGCCAACCTGGCGCGTGCCGAGCAGCTGTGGCAGTTGCACCTGGCAGGCTTGCCCGAGGTGCACCTGCAACGGGTGCAGCAGGCGCTGACAGCCTTGACC contains the following coding sequences:
- the queF gene encoding NADPH-dependent 7-cyano-7-deazaguanine reductase QueF (Catalyzes the NADPH-dependent reduction of 7-cyano-7-deazaguanine (preQ0) to 7-aminomethyl-7-deazaguanine (preQ1) in queuosine biosynthesis); amino-acid sequence: MQHPAEHSPLGKSSQYIAAYSPELLFPISRTTKWAELGLDGASLPYQGVDYWNCYELSWLLPSGKPVVAIGEFAIPADSPNIIESKSFKLYLNSLNQSVFTCWDEVQATLVRDLSAVAGKPVAVRLRSLAEVSEEGVATLPGQCIDDLDISVSQYDHPQPELLRCDAARVVQERLHSHLLKSNCPVTGQPDWGSLVVEYRGAALDHASLLAYLVSFRQHADFHEQCVERIFLDLQRLLQPQSLTVYARYVRRGGLDINPYRSTGAITPENGRLARQ
- a CDS encoding DUF4404 family protein; this encodes MPASDLQQQLEALHQHLAQDTPLSEEERASLYLLTQEIEVQLAREAAAAPDATLVDGVNLAVERFEASHPTLAGTLRNIMQSLANMGI
- a CDS encoding HAD family phosphatase, with the protein product MPAPCTALIFQLSGCLVDFGARLLPGTLQRLHPRDTTASLAATPQQALDAWLGKPASAAQLQALLQAMSEVAGEHAELTPGAAQLLHTLHATGMSCAWLDNLPADISLRLAEALPTTIEAVLMRQARPWPAPDSCWQALSQLKVERLDGCVVVSANPLLLQAGLNAGCWTIGLAASGPLCGYSLADWQTLGASAQEHLRARATLQLYRLGVHSVVDHLGEIEASLDDIGVRRSKGEKP
- a CDS encoding acyl-CoA thioesterase, encoding MTEKILLHTAHIGVRWGDMDSYGHVNNIIYIQYLEEARIAWFKQIGVPMSNVPFGPVVLQTQHTYLKPVVHPATVVVELRAGAAGRNSLVIEHRLTTSEDPHTLYGEGYCKLVWIDYQSGRSVALPEHVRTPFNVI
- a CDS encoding VacJ family lipoprotein; the encoded protein is MHVIGARWIARLSGLMALVGLSLLPAMSQAASEEDPWESFNRPIFRFNDTVDTYALKPIAQGYRAVTPQFLEDGVHNVFGNIGDVGNLANNLLQGKLHNAGVDTGRLIFNTTFGLLGFFDVAKHMGLRKNDEDFGQTLGVWGLNSGPYLVIPFLGPSTVRDAGGRIPDSFLAPYGYMDHVPTRNVTRGVQVVDTRAKLLQAERLISGDKYIFIRNAYLQNREFKVRDGQVEDDF
- a CDS encoding IS4 family transposase: MRLSRALALTHEAASATHSLDELGVLLDPDLVSTALETAGVATLRKRRLPLEAMIWCVIAMALFRRMSAWDAASRMGIMLPGQKPLVAPSAIVQGRQRLGSAAVREVFSLTQQRWHASANHPTWAGLRLLSVDGVVWRTPDTDDNRKHYGSASNQHGDTGYPQVRMVCQMELTSHMLVSSAFAGYHSNEMKLAEQLIDSTPDHSLTLFDRGFYSLGLLHRWQQTGTQRHWLLPLRKDAQYEVLRKLGRHDAIVSLKTSPQARKQWPDLPDTLQARLLSKTIKGKVRQVLTSMIDPLRFPPDEIVDLYSQRWEIELGYREMKQGMLAGHYTLRSKTPEMIEQELWGVLLGYNLLRYQMLEMSRHCPGIYPCEMSFTACTWAILGFLNGVSLNHPGNIPRYLAELQASAMHYVLPHRREDRSYPRAVKPKPSKYPTRNKNASQLN
- a CDS encoding PilZ domain-containing protein, which codes for MSQNDRAYSEKRDYIRMRLETAVILHHAGQEIPALCLDLSSTGMQIEAEVALSTGDKVKVHIPSEHSELAGLDAHAEVVRISDLGDGRQSLGLAIISMS
- the rssB gene encoding two-component system response regulator RssB, whose amino-acid sequence is MHKTSATLLIIDDDDVVRASLAAYLEDSGFKVLQANNGLQGLEVFQQESPELMICDLRMPQVDGLELIRRINALGVEVPVIILSGAGVMNDAVEALRLGAADYLIKPLEDLAVLEHSVRRALDRSRLRVENQRYREKLEAANRELQASLHLLQEDQNAGRQVQMNMLPETPWQVDDLTFAHQIIPSLYLSGDFVDYFRIDERRIAFYLADVSGHGASSAFVTVLLKFMTTRLLYEWRRGGTLPEFKPSDVLGHINRGLINCKLGKHVTMLGGVIDQAKGTLTYSIGGHLPLPVLFESGQARYLQGRGLPVGLFEEAEYGDLLMDLPASFSLTLLSDGILDLLPGDTLKEKELALPQLVSQAGGTLSGLRQVLGLANLGEMPDDIALLVLSRNLA